A DNA window from Halorubrum sp. DM2 contains the following coding sequences:
- a CDS encoding succinylglutamate desuccinylase/aspartoacylase family protein, which produces MTDQEAEAFTFDGGRVDPGETEEFRYPVTETYLGDPVRIPVTIINGPRPGPTVFLSAAIHGDELNGIEVVREVAQEWDHSDICGTLVCLPVLNVQGFVTQERYLPIYERDLNRAFPGKQHSTGSNRIAYQIYHNFIEPCDFGLDFHTSTRGRTNMLHVRVDMDDEGAARLARAFGTNLIMAGEGSSGMLRREATDEGIPTITLEMGEAHRFERELIDHALEGVRSVFAEYGIYQQETVRWPGWRTVIGDWSEKTWLRADSGGIVDMYYEQGDLVHEGETICRITNPFKSDATVVEAPFTGLLVGVLENPVVYPGNPLCHFVKIGEMQERIIEAGSGAHG; this is translated from the coding sequence ATGACCGATCAGGAGGCTGAAGCGTTCACGTTCGATGGTGGTCGCGTCGATCCGGGAGAGACGGAGGAGTTCCGCTATCCGGTAACCGAAACGTATCTCGGTGATCCAGTTCGCATTCCAGTCACGATCATCAACGGCCCACGACCGGGGCCGACGGTGTTTCTTTCGGCTGCGATTCACGGCGATGAACTCAACGGCATCGAAGTCGTTCGGGAAGTCGCTCAGGAGTGGGATCACTCGGATATCTGTGGAACGCTCGTCTGTTTGCCCGTCCTGAACGTCCAGGGTTTCGTCACCCAAGAACGGTATCTCCCCATCTACGAGCGCGACCTCAATCGTGCCTTCCCGGGGAAACAACACAGTACGGGATCGAACCGGATCGCCTACCAGATATACCACAATTTCATCGAACCCTGTGATTTCGGCCTTGATTTCCACACATCGACGCGCGGCCGGACAAATATGCTTCATGTTCGTGTAGACATGGACGACGAGGGTGCCGCCCGACTCGCGCGAGCGTTCGGGACGAACCTCATCATGGCCGGCGAAGGCTCCTCGGGAATGCTTCGTCGCGAAGCGACAGACGAGGGGATTCCGACGATCACCTTGGAGATGGGCGAGGCGCACCGCTTCGAGCGAGAGTTGATCGACCACGCGCTGGAGGGCGTCCGGAGCGTCTTCGCTGAATACGGTATCTATCAACAGGAGACGGTTCGGTGGCCGGGGTGGCGAACCGTTATCGGCGACTGGAGCGAAAAGACGTGGCTCCGGGCCGATTCCGGGGGGATAGTTGATATGTACTACGAACAGGGCGATCTGGTTCACGAGGGAGAGACCATCTGTCGGATCACGAACCCGTTTAAGTCCGACGCGACGGTCGTCGAGGCGCCGTTCACCGGGCTCCTCGTGGGCGTCCTCGAAAATCCGGTCGTCTATCCGGGGAACCCCCTCTGTCACTTCGTCAAGATCGGAGAGATGCAGGAGCGTATCATCGAAGCGGGCTCCGGCGCACACGGGTAG
- a CDS encoding DUF1097 domain-containing protein: protein MDVVRWDRVGEWNRTWALAAVFGAASVPWTYAFVAGLQIPLWPSFIASATFYAAGEGLDGLARGYASNAAGIAYAALTLAVVEGLLGGGVLALSVVVGAFMFLASLHEFVPLLSFTPGAFFGYATLFSVHAAGATAFGLTGLLGETVAAAVSMLIGAVIGLVTAEASSTLDER, encoded by the coding sequence GTGGACGTCGTTCGCTGGGACCGGGTCGGCGAGTGGAACCGGACGTGGGCGCTCGCGGCGGTGTTCGGCGCGGCCTCGGTGCCGTGGACGTACGCGTTCGTGGCGGGCCTACAGATTCCCCTGTGGCCGTCGTTCATCGCCTCCGCGACCTTCTACGCCGCCGGAGAAGGGTTGGACGGACTCGCGCGCGGCTACGCGAGCAACGCCGCGGGGATCGCATACGCCGCGCTCACGCTCGCCGTCGTGGAGGGACTCCTCGGCGGTGGAGTCCTCGCGCTCAGCGTCGTCGTCGGCGCGTTCATGTTCCTCGCGAGCCTCCACGAGTTCGTTCCGCTGCTGTCGTTCACGCCGGGCGCGTTCTTCGGGTACGCGACGCTGTTCAGCGTCCACGCCGCCGGAGCGACGGCGTTCGGTCTCACCGGACTGCTCGGCGAAACGGTCGCCGCAGCGGTATCGATGCTCATCGGAGCCGTCATCGGCCTCGTCACCGCCGAAGCGAGTTCGACGCTCGACGAACGGTGA
- a CDS encoding plastocyanin/azurin family copper-binding protein produces the protein MTRTIRDTDRRRLLQILGAGAAVGLAGCGGNNDGADGADGSDGDDGTDGSDDGDGTDGTDDESVPGADVLGGPDDLQGSATVEALSLDADQGAGQNVFSPAVAWVEEGATVTWEIASGSHSATAYHPETDAVLRIPEAAEPFDSGTMSEGTFEHTFETPGVYDYYCRPHRGLGMVGLVIVGEAATGPGTAPIEDLDSAESNGLADLLELAGVEVEAPTASYGWTDGTWDSYWYSLYNMSTTITLSGNGIIFPANDQQQEQFEQRFPAIVEAADADRPPVIEPNLNMAPFTEGDPHFTEQPVFDGDGGRPDARTLTWDRSRSSMTVSPSSLGWTHLKGITWAKNFEDHAEVLPPALAPLFRAMVLSTMAQVGTAFSLVPEQGGNFRLNDENLLLGSAFRPGEGLIDETPRPRHHSAMLWFLSNLNSFAQGGWFGYENPEPLIPAENIQMLTNGMGQTMMNAVDPADLGNTRLAGELLGAIGWFGTQTDKDQLRGAAADYADGLAGRIESNLDGNGRVDNGVENQAATQGVVGQGLLWASQIDGVDHAGTADDVLGYLTEELYDDDAGTFASGPDDSTYTITARDAGDITGGLNAADVLLDRPEVQSQYASFFNQTFNRGRLQRAERPNSRDENAEFTLPLPPMAGGEFGQAAVYNREVEYDTESDEWAVTDDTFDTEMALYLSNQEIWISQWSGDFYEGRGVPGQTNTLD, from the coding sequence ATGACACGGACCATACGAGACACTGACAGGCGAAGGCTGTTGCAAATACTCGGTGCGGGCGCGGCGGTCGGGTTGGCCGGGTGTGGCGGCAACAACGACGGTGCCGACGGCGCCGACGGATCGGACGGTGATGACGGGACGGACGGGTCGGACGACGGTGACGGGACAGACGGCACCGACGACGAGTCGGTGCCGGGCGCGGACGTGCTCGGCGGTCCCGACGACCTCCAGGGGTCGGCGACGGTCGAGGCGCTGTCGCTCGACGCCGATCAGGGGGCGGGCCAGAACGTCTTCTCGCCCGCCGTCGCGTGGGTCGAAGAGGGCGCGACGGTCACGTGGGAGATCGCGAGCGGCAGCCACTCGGCGACCGCGTATCACCCGGAGACGGACGCCGTGCTGCGAATTCCCGAGGCGGCCGAACCGTTCGACTCCGGAACGATGTCCGAGGGGACCTTCGAGCACACCTTCGAGACGCCGGGCGTCTACGACTACTACTGTCGACCGCACCGCGGGCTGGGGATGGTCGGACTGGTGATCGTCGGCGAGGCGGCGACCGGACCGGGGACGGCCCCGATCGAGGACCTCGACAGCGCCGAGAGCAACGGGCTGGCCGACCTGCTAGAGCTGGCCGGCGTCGAGGTCGAGGCGCCGACGGCGAGCTACGGCTGGACCGATGGCACGTGGGACTCGTACTGGTACTCGCTGTACAACATGAGCACGACGATCACGCTGTCGGGCAACGGGATCATCTTCCCCGCCAACGACCAGCAGCAGGAGCAGTTCGAGCAGCGGTTCCCGGCGATCGTCGAGGCCGCCGACGCCGACCGGCCGCCGGTCATCGAGCCGAACCTCAACATGGCGCCGTTCACTGAGGGCGACCCCCACTTCACCGAGCAGCCGGTCTTCGACGGCGACGGCGGGCGACCTGACGCCCGGACGCTGACGTGGGACCGCTCGCGGTCGTCGATGACGGTCAGTCCCTCCTCGCTGGGCTGGACCCACCTCAAGGGGATCACTTGGGCGAAGAACTTCGAGGACCACGCGGAGGTCCTCCCGCCCGCCCTCGCCCCGCTGTTCCGGGCGATGGTGCTCTCGACGATGGCGCAGGTCGGGACCGCCTTCTCGCTCGTCCCCGAGCAGGGAGGCAACTTCCGGCTGAACGACGAGAACCTCCTGCTCGGCTCCGCGTTCCGACCGGGCGAGGGACTGATCGACGAGACGCCGCGCCCGCGCCACCACTCCGCGATGCTGTGGTTCCTCTCGAACCTCAACAGCTTCGCACAGGGGGGCTGGTTCGGCTACGAGAACCCCGAGCCGCTGATCCCCGCGGAGAACATCCAGATGCTCACAAACGGGATGGGACAGACGATGATGAACGCCGTCGATCCCGCCGACCTCGGGAACACGCGGCTGGCCGGCGAGCTGCTCGGCGCGATCGGCTGGTTCGGGACGCAGACGGACAAAGACCAGCTCCGGGGCGCGGCCGCGGACTACGCCGACGGCCTCGCCGGTCGCATCGAGTCAAACCTCGACGGCAACGGTCGCGTCGATAACGGCGTCGAAAACCAGGCCGCGACGCAGGGAGTCGTCGGACAGGGGCTGCTATGGGCCTCGCAGATCGACGGTGTCGACCACGCGGGCACGGCGGACGACGTGCTCGGCTACCTCACCGAGGAGCTGTACGACGACGACGCCGGTACGTTCGCGTCCGGGCCGGACGACTCGACGTACACGATCACCGCCCGGGACGCGGGCGACATCACCGGCGGACTGAACGCCGCCGACGTGCTGCTCGACCGACCGGAGGTCCAGTCGCAGTACGCGTCCTTCTTCAACCAGACGTTCAACCGCGGGCGGCTCCAGCGAGCCGAACGACCCAACTCTCGGGACGAGAACGCCGAGTTCACGCTCCCGCTGCCGCCGATGGCCGGCGGCGAGTTCGGGCAGGCGGCCGTCTACAACCGGGAGGTTGAGTACGATACCGAAAGTGATGAATGGGCGGTCACAGACGACACCTTCGACACCGAGATGGCGCTGTACCTCTCGAACCAGGAGATCTGGATCAGCCAGTGGAGCGGTGACTTCTACGAGGGTCGCGGCGTCCCCGGACAGACGAACACCCTAGACTAA
- a CDS encoding aldehyde dehydrogenase family protein has product MTDPDSLRSERIYIDGQWREGADSIAVRDLADGGEFARVAAAGSEQAEDALAAAADAQAALRETTPVQRAGWLEAIADELESRADEFTDSIVREAGKPVSSARGAPTNAARRFRLAAGEARDLARTYGEYREGATPGHEDWTAIVRPEPIGTVLCIAPYNYPLQTTVLQIAPALAAGNAVVVKPSSKTPATAALLTDVVVSAADLPDGAFNFVPGQSREIGDTLAGDDRVDTVAMTGSSGAGKHVASESGITNLVMELGGNAPALIFPDADLSDAAGACATGSFKLSGQRCSAVSRVIAHESVHDDLVERLAATMDSWVAGDLFDESTNFGPLIDESHAEEVAGLVDAAVEDGADLVVGGERDGAFHEPTLLANVPQDADIIHREQFGPVAAVTTFETEEEAIELANDDELALDASVFTTDHDRAMRIAERVDAGSVRLNGAPSHGLGDVPFGGNDASGINREGIHAAIEQMIRKKSIVL; this is encoded by the coding sequence ATGACCGACCCCGACTCACTGCGGTCCGAGCGGATCTACATCGACGGCCAGTGGCGCGAGGGCGCCGACAGCATCGCGGTCCGTGACCTCGCCGACGGCGGCGAGTTCGCGCGCGTCGCGGCCGCCGGCAGCGAGCAGGCCGAGGACGCCCTCGCCGCCGCGGCCGACGCCCAAGCGGCGTTACGGGAGACGACGCCGGTCCAGCGAGCCGGATGGCTGGAGGCCATCGCCGACGAACTCGAGTCGCGGGCGGACGAGTTCACCGACTCGATCGTTCGCGAGGCGGGGAAGCCCGTTTCCTCGGCCCGGGGCGCCCCGACGAACGCGGCGCGTCGGTTTCGGTTGGCGGCCGGCGAGGCCCGCGACCTGGCGCGGACGTACGGCGAGTACCGCGAGGGGGCGACCCCGGGCCACGAGGACTGGACCGCGATCGTCAGGCCCGAACCGATCGGCACCGTGCTCTGTATCGCGCCGTACAACTACCCGCTTCAGACGACCGTACTTCAGATCGCGCCGGCGCTCGCCGCGGGCAACGCCGTCGTCGTCAAGCCGTCGAGCAAGACCCCGGCGACGGCGGCGCTCCTCACCGACGTTGTCGTCTCCGCCGCCGACCTCCCGGACGGCGCGTTCAATTTCGTCCCCGGTCAGAGCCGAGAGATCGGCGACACGCTGGCGGGGGACGACCGCGTCGACACCGTCGCCATGACGGGGTCCTCAGGCGCAGGAAAACACGTCGCCTCGGAGTCCGGCATCACCAACCTCGTGATGGAACTGGGCGGGAACGCGCCCGCGCTCATCTTCCCGGACGCCGACCTCTCGGACGCGGCGGGGGCCTGCGCGACCGGCTCGTTCAAGCTCAGCGGGCAGCGCTGCTCGGCAGTCTCGCGCGTAATCGCCCACGAGTCGGTCCACGACGACCTCGTGGAGCGGTTGGCGGCGACCATGGACTCGTGGGTCGCCGGCGACCTGTTCGACGAGTCGACGAACTTCGGGCCGCTCATCGACGAGTCCCACGCCGAGGAGGTCGCGGGGCTCGTTGACGCCGCAGTCGAGGACGGCGCGGACCTGGTCGTGGGCGGCGAGCGCGACGGTGCGTTCCACGAGCCGACACTGCTCGCGAACGTCCCGCAGGACGCCGATATCATCCACCGGGAACAGTTCGGCCCCGTGGCCGCCGTGACCACCTTTGAGACGGAGGAAGAGGCGATCGAACTGGCCAACGACGACGAGCTCGCCCTCGACGCCTCCGTGTTCACGACCGACCACGACCGCGCGATGCGCATCGCCGAGCGCGTCGACGCCGGCAGTGTCCGCCTCAACGGAGCGCCCTCACACGGGCTGGGCGACGTTCCGTTCGGCGGGAACGACGCCTCCGGAATCAACCGCGAGGGCATCCACGCGGCGATAGAGCAGATGATCCGGAAGAAGTCGATCGTGCTCTGA
- a CDS encoding DUF3179 domain-containing protein: MTVNVRDVLPRDAIPSVDNPAFGDAYDWSPDDEVIAVTFADPPRAYPVRFLQFHEIVNDAVGGATDASKKGSTDESGADPIAVTWCPLCGSGIVYDRTHAGRTLEFGVSGKLADDDLVMYDRETGSEWKQSTGECIAGAFEGDSLVVRPAALLSVREFRESFPDGVVLRPPGGESEAASPDDEPVPIDYDASPYEEYASGEGFGLAAHRGTNGRREWGRTDDLDPKTVVLGVEVDDDALGFPVPRVRAAGGVVRTTVGDRDVVVFATDEGEAHAYADPGYDFAVTDTGVTADGTTWGPATGVAADARRLERLPTRRLYAFAWRDDHGPDAFYRAD; the protein is encoded by the coding sequence ATGACCGTGAACGTTCGAGATGTCCTCCCACGCGACGCGATCCCGAGCGTCGACAACCCGGCGTTCGGCGACGCGTACGACTGGAGCCCCGACGACGAGGTCATCGCGGTGACATTCGCTGACCCGCCGCGCGCGTACCCGGTGCGGTTCCTCCAGTTCCACGAGATCGTGAACGACGCCGTCGGCGGCGCGACCGACGCGTCCAAAAAGGGTTCGACTGACGAGTCCGGGGCCGACCCGATCGCCGTGACGTGGTGTCCGCTCTGCGGGAGCGGGATCGTGTACGACCGGACCCACGCGGGTCGGACCCTCGAGTTCGGCGTCTCCGGGAAGCTCGCGGACGACGACCTCGTCATGTACGACCGCGAGACCGGAAGCGAGTGGAAACAGTCGACCGGCGAGTGTATCGCCGGCGCGTTCGAGGGGGACTCGCTCGTCGTCCGACCGGCGGCATTGCTGTCAGTCCGGGAGTTCCGCGAGTCGTTCCCAGACGGCGTCGTGCTCCGCCCGCCGGGCGGCGAGAGCGAGGCCGCGAGCCCCGACGACGAGCCCGTTCCGATCGACTATGACGCGTCGCCGTACGAGGAATACGCGTCGGGCGAGGGGTTCGGCCTCGCGGCCCACCGGGGGACTAACGGTCGGAGAGAGTGGGGCCGCACCGACGACCTGGACCCGAAGACCGTAGTGTTAGGCGTCGAGGTCGACGACGACGCGCTTGGGTTCCCGGTTCCCCGCGTCCGGGCTGCCGGCGGCGTCGTCCGGACGACCGTCGGGGACCGCGACGTCGTCGTGTTCGCGACGGACGAGGGCGAAGCTCACGCGTACGCCGATCCCGGGTACGACTTCGCCGTGACCGACACAGGTGTCACTGCCGACGGGACGACGTGGGGCCCCGCGACCGGCGTCGCCGCCGACGCTCGACGGCTCGAACGACTGCCGACGCGCCGACTGTACGCGTTCGCGTGGCGGGACGACCACGGTCCAGACGCCTTCTATCGGGCAGACTGA